AGCAAGACTGACAATGAAATGGCAGATATAGTACAAAAACAAAGAAGCAGGTTATTAAAAAAAATTATGCCTGTTTGTGACCCTTAATTATTTCAGGCTCATTATTTGACTGGAAAAGACTGTTGTTTGATATAATTGAGTATATCCCACTTACCATCAAACTGCCAGAGAGGCACTATGGAATTGTTCTGAAACAGAGGGTTCGATAAAGGTAATTGCGGGTATATCTTCTCACTCATTTCATAAAAAAACGTTCCCGGTATAGGCGAATACTCAGCAAGTTTAATTTTACACGAATACCCTTTAAGAATTTTAATAGATTCGATTACCTCTTCAGGTTTTTGCTCTGGTAGCCCAAGAAGAATATATACCCCTATATTTTCTTTATTAAAACCAGCATTTAAAAGCAGGTTAAGAGCATTTTCAAATTGGGTAAAAGTTGTCTTATAACTTGATTCTTCAGCCCTAAACGAAAAGACACTTTCAAGACTCAACCTCAAAGTCTTAAAACCATACTCCTTAAGAAGAGCCGATGTTTCTCTATTGATAAACTTTGAATGTAAACCGTTTGGAGTATGAAACCTAAGATTTCTTTTGTTACCATTAAGTTTTTTAAGTATTACTTCAAGATGTCTTTTAAAATTGAATAGTAGAGCGTCATCATAAAAAGCTATATCGTTGATATTAAAGGTATTTAGACTTTCCAAAGTTTCATCAACAATTGTGTCTATATCCCACGGAAGATAGGTAGGTTCTACCTTTTTTGTTCCGCAGTAATAACAATTAAAAGGGCACCCTGAAGAAGTTTTAAGGCATAAGTAAGAAAGTTTTTTGTAGACAGACCAGTCTGGGGAAAGTTGGTTATAATATTTGAGCGACACATTAAAATGGTTAGAAAACTCCTTACAAAAATTACTAAGATTTTTTCCTGAAAAAAGAAAATCTACTCCCAATGTTTTTGCATGAGATAAACAAAAATTAACATAAGTTCCACCCAAAACAATAGGTGTATTTGGAAAGTTTTCTCTACAAAAATTTATAACCTCTTCAACCCCTTTGTACCAGTATGTCATCCCAGAGGTAATAAAAATAAAATCAACATCAGGAATACTTTCCTTAAAACTTATAAAAGTCTCTAACGGAAGCCCAAACCTTCTGTATATTCTTGGAACATCCTTATATATTGAAGGTTTTATTTCACGACTGCTATAAAATTTCCCGCACCCATATACCTCTTTTCTTTTTATATCATCATAAAAAGGATGGTTTCTATCCATAAAATCAAAATAGTATGTTTCCCAACCATTCTTTTTGAATAAATCCACAAGATACAAAAAACCTAATGGTTTCATCCAAAGGTCGTACGTTGAAAAATCGTATATAGGAGGATTTATAAATAAGGCTTTCATAAATATAATCTTTCCCTTCCCACCCTTGTTTATCCTTACACTATTGCCTTCTACACGTCTACAGTACTGTCCTAACACCCCAATCTGTCATCATGAACTTGTTTCAGGATCTCTAACCTAACCCACGTAGCAGGAGTGATAAAAAACGAGTTTATCCCTACTGCCTTTCTCCTCTTTTAAACCATTTAACAATACAGGATACAAGTATTCTCTTTCACACTAAAAACATTTCTTGAATAATTTTATATATATTATATAATAAATAGTATTATGAAAAAAATAATCAATTCACTAAAAGAGTACGAAAGCATTAAAAATATCACAGGTCCCTTAATACTTGTTGAAGGGGTAGAAGGCGCAGGTTTCGGAGAACTGGTTGAAATAACCTCCCAGGACGGCGAAAAAAGGCTCGGTAAAATACTTGAAGTCCACAAGCAGAACGCACTTATACAGGTGTTTGAAGGCACAACTGGTTTAGGCACTCTAAAAACAAAAGTACGGTTTACAGGAAAATCCATAGAGTTTGGTATATCTCCAAAAGTTCTTGGTAGAGTGTTCACAGGGATGGGACAAGTTAGAGATGACGGACCAGAAATCATCCCCGAAAAATACCTAAATATAAACGGTTTCCCCATAAACCCCACAAGAAGAGATTACCCTTCTGAGTTTATCCAAACAGGTATATCATCAGTAGATGTTCTAAACAGTCTTGTTAGAGGTCAAAAACTCCCCATCTTTTCAGGAGCTGGATTACCTCACAACCTTCTTGCAACACAGATAGTCAAACAAGCAAAAATTTTGTCTGACAAAAAAGATGTAAAGTTTGCTATTGTTTTTGCAGCAATGGGTATAACTTTTGAAGAAGCAGAGTTTTTTCAGAAAGAGTTCAAAAAAGCAGGCGCAATAGAAAGGTGCGTAATTTTTATCAACCTTGCAGACGAACCCGCTATAGAAAGAATTTCTACACCGAGAGTCGCCTTAACTACCGCTGAATATCTTGCTTTTGAACAAGGGATGCATGTACTTATCATTCTTACAGATATGACAAACTACGCTGAAGCCCTTAGAGAAATATCAGCAGCAAGAAACGAAATACCCGGCAGACGTGGTTACCCATCTTATCTATACACCGACCTGTCAACTATTTATGAACGGGCAGGAAGAATAAAAGATAAAGAAGGTTCTGTCACACAGATAGCCATCTTAACTATGCCCGAAGACGACAAAACCCATCCAATACCAGACCTTACAGGGTATATCACTGAAGGGCAGATAATATTTTCAAGGCAGATGCACCTCAAAGGCATCTACCCTCCAATAGATGTACTTACTTCGCTTTCACGGCTTAGAGATAAAGGTATCGGCTTTAACAAAAAGACCAATACTGAATTAACAAGAGAAGACCATCCAGCCGTCGCAAGCCAATTGTTTGCTTCGTATGCACGCGGGAAAGAAGCAGAAGAACTATCTGTAGTACTTGGAGAAGCGTCCCTGTCTGAAACAGATATAGCGCACCTTAAATTCTCCAGAAAAATGGATGAAGAGTTTATAACTCAAGGTAAAGACGAAGAAAGAACAATAAAAGAATCTTTAGATAAAGGATGGTCACTACTTAGAACTCTGCCTAAACCTGAAATAAAAAGAATCCCTCCAGAAACAATGGAAAAATATTGGGAACCTAAACCTGATAAAAAATGAATATTAAAGTCAACCCCACAAGAATGGAGTTACTCAAACTGAGAAAGAGGGCTCAATTGGCACAACGAGGGCATAAACTCCTAAAAGATAAAGAAGAGCAACTTCTTATAGAGTTTAGGACACTTGTTGATGAAGTAAAAACTAAACGAAAAACAACCGAAAAGAAACTTTTAGAGTTCTACTCAGAGATGTTAAAATTTAAAGGGTTGGTAGACGAAAACGTTTGGGAAAGTTTATTGAGTACCCACCAGTTACAGACAGAGTTTAATGTTGAGATAAAAAGGTTGTTCAACATCCCGGTTACAAAAATAGATTTTAAAACCAACCCAGAAACACCTATAGAAGATTTTATGGTCTCGCCCTACTTCAGACAACTGGTTATCAACGGTAAAGAAATAGTCAACCAACTCCTTGAACTATATTTCATTGAAAATAAACTTATCAGTTTTGCTTCCGAGATAGAAAGAACCAGAAGGAGAGTTAACGCTCTTGAATTTGTTTTAATTCCCAACATAAACGATACAATAAAATTTATCTCTTTCAAACTAAACGAAAACGAGAGAACCTCTCTGGTTACCCTTAAACATATCCAACTAACCCGCCAAGAAAGTTAATAGAGTTGTGTGAATTGTTTAACTACTATAATAAAAATTATAAAGTCCGTGCCTTGTATTTAGTCACAGGGATACCTAATCTCAGAAAAATTTCTGCTTCTCAAAAGGTAAAAACAAATCTGACAATTTTTCTAATTTTTTAGATATATTTTTAAAAAACATTGCTTGCCTAAAATAAAACAATAAACTTTAAGGATAACTCTTACAGTATTAAATATTATCATGTTATTAAAACAATTTGATGATATAATATTAGAAATACTTCAAAAGATATGAATTGCCTTGAACTGAAATATTTGTAATGTTACAGAATTCATTATAGAGAAAAAAAGGGAGGACGAATAAATGAGTTTAAGTGCAAACATAAGTGAAAAAGCTGCTCTTATATGGGCTATTGCAGATAAATTAACAGGTGTTTATAAACCTCATGAATATGGTGAAGTAATTTTACCAATGACGGTAATACGCCGTTTTGATAGTGTTCTTGCAAATACAAAATCTGCTGTACTGGATAAGTACAAAAGCGTCAAGAATTTATCGATGCGTAGTGTGCTTCTTAGTAAAACTTCTGGTTATGATTTTTACAATACAAGCAAATATGATTTTGAGAAATTGCTCGACGACCCAGATAACATAGAAGCAAACTTTCGTGATTATTTAAACGGATTTTCAGAAAATGTAAGGGAGATTATAGAAAAATTCAAATTTGATGGACATATCACAACAATGTCAAACAAGGGTATCCTCTATATTGTCATTAAAGAGTTCACATCACCGAAAGCAAATCTACATCCAAACGATATTTCAAATCTGGAAATGGGGTACATATTCGAAGAAATAATCCGCAGATTTTCAGAATCTCATAACGAAGACGCAGGGCAACACTACACCCCGCGTGAAGTCATTGAACTGATGGTCAATATTTTATTCTATGATGACAACGATATTCTTTCTGGCAACAATATAGCAAAAACCATTTACGACCCTGCATGTGGAACAGGCGGAATGTTATCTGTTGCGGAGGAATATCTGCACCAATTAAACGCATCAACAGAACTTATATCTTTTGGGCAAGAAATCAACGACCAGACCTTTGCAATTTGTAAAGCAGATATGCTTATCAAGGGAAGCAATGCTGATTTCATTAAAGATGGGAACACGTTGTCTGATGACCAATTTTCCGGTCAGACCTTCGATTATATTTTATCAAATCCCCCCTTTGGACGAGAATGGAAAAATGAAAAAAACAAAGTAGAAACTGAATCTAAAAGAGGATTTGCTGGACGTTTTGGTGCAGGACTGCCCTCTATAGGTGATGGGCAGATGCTATTCCTTATGACTGCCATATCTAAAATGAAAGATAAAGAAGACGGAGGTAGCCGTATAACAATTATTCACAACGGCTCTCCCCTCTTTACCGGTGATGCAGGAAGCGGTCCATCAAACATACGTAAATACATATTGGAAAACGATTTGCTTGAAGCTATCGTTGCCTTGCCTAACGATATTTTTTACAATACAGGTATTGCTACTTATATTTGGGTATTGTCCAACAAGAAATCTGGCACAAAGCGTGAAGGTAAAGTACAACTTATCAACGCCAACAGTCTTTTTGAAAAACGTCGTAAGGCATTAGGCAACAAACGTAACGATATCCCAGAAACTGCCATTGAGGAAATAACAAAACTTTATGGAGATTTTAAATCAAGCGAAATAAGCAAAATATATGACAACGCCGAGTTTGGTTATACGAAAATTACAGTAGAACGTCCTTTATATGATGACAACGGCGAACCAGTACTAAAAAAAGACAAAAAACAGCCAGACGCTTCTTTGCGTGATACTGAAAATGTGCCTCTAACCGAGGATATTAAGGAATACTTCAAGCGTGAAGTATTACCCTTTGCTCCAGACGCTTGGATAAATAAAGCAAAATCCAAAGTTGGTTATGAAATCCCATTTACACGTTATTTTTATAAATATGAAACACCGAAGTCCTCTAAAGAAATTATGAAAGAAATTTTGGAGATTGAGAAAGAATTAGAAGGTGCTTTACCAGAGGTGTTTGACCTATGAGAGAGATGAAAGATAGTGGTGTGAAATGGATTGGGGAGATACCTGTTGATTGGGAGGTATGCCGATTTAAAAATGTCGCCCAACTCTTTACAGGTAATAGTATTAAAGACACTGATAAGGTGAATTATGAAGATGCAAGCGATGCCAGACCTTATTTAGCAACTAAAGATATTGATTTAATATTCGCAACTGTTAATTATGATAATGGATTATATGTGAAATATAATGACTTTTCTTTTAAGGTTGCACCAAAAGGGAGTACATTGATGTGCGTTGAAGGTGGTAGTGCAGGGAGAAAAAAAACTAAATTAGTACAGGATGTATCCTTTGTTAATAAATTATGCTGTTTTCAATCAAAAACTGTTAGTGGGGATTATTTACATTATTTTCTTTGCTCACCAAACTATGAAAGTGAATTCGCTAATAATTTAAGTGGTCTGATCGGTGGTGTCAGCACTTCAGCATTAAAAAACATACCCTTTTTACTTCCCCCACCAGAAGAACAACACCGCATCGCTGATTACCTTGACGACAAGTGTGCCAAAATTGATTCCATTATAGAACGAGAAGAGGCAGTTATTGAAAAACTGAAAAATTATAAGTTATCGATAATAACAGAAAAAGTTACAAAAGGGTTAAACCAAGATGTACCTATGAAGGATAGCGGTGTGGAATGGATTGGCAAGATACCAGAACATTGGAAAGTAGGGAAAATTAAATACGTTTCTACATTCAACCCGCCCAATATTATGAAGTTCGATAATTCATACCAAATTGGGTATGTTCCCATGGAGTATGTCAAAAACGGTTATATATTGCCACAAGTAATAGAATATGGGAAAATTCCCACCGGATTATCATATTTCGAAAATGGTGATATTGTAATTGCAAAAGTTACTCCATGTTTTGAAAATGGAAACATTGCAATTGCTTCAGGGCTATATAATGGTGTTGCATTTGGTAGCTCTGAACTGTTTGTTTTCAGATGTAAAAACATAAAGACAGAATTTTTATTTTTTATAATGCAAAATGAAATTTTTAAGAAACTATGCATATCCACGATGACCGGTACAGGAGGATTAAAACGTATCTCATCTACATTCATAAGGAATTACAAATTTGCTTATCCATCAATTGATGAGCAGAATACTATAATAGCTTTTCTTGACAGCAAATGTTCAAAAATTGATTCCATTATAGATAAAAAGCAAACTCTTATCACCAAACTTGCTGAATACAAAAAATCCCTTATTTACGAGGTAGTAACCGGAAAAAAGGAGGTATAAGATGCCCGATTTTGATGTGAAAGAAAGACGTTTTGAAGAAGATATCGAAACCTACCTTTGTACCGAAGGTGGTTACACAAAGGGTAACCCATCCTATTTTGACCGCAAACTGGCTCTGGACAAAGATACCTTTTTAACTTTTATTAAAACCAGTCAGCAAAAAAACTGGAAACGATATGAAAATATTTATGGTGTAGATAGCGAAAAACATATTATCGACCGTTTTTGCCGTGAGGTTAAAATGGTTGGTCTACTCCGTGTCTTTCGCCAAGGTTTTACAGACCGTGGCATCAAATTTCGTGCAGTATACTGGAAACCGGAAACATCTATTAACCCCACCACTATGGCTCAATATGGTTGTAATATTTTTCACTGCACGAGGCAGTTACACTACTCTGTTAGCAGTGAAAACAGCATTGATATCGTACTTTTCATAAACGGCATTCCTGTTGTATCAATGGAACTTAAATGCCAGTTTACAGGGCAAAATACTACAAATGCTATAAACCAATATAAATTTAATCGTGCAAGCAAAGATACCATCTTCGAATTCAAAAACCGTGTGTTGGTACATTTTGCCGTTGACCTAACAAATGTATATATGACCACCCGCTTAGAGGG
This region of bacterium genomic DNA includes:
- a CDS encoding radical SAM protein — translated: MKALFINPPIYDFSTYDLWMKPLGFLYLVDLFKKNGWETYYFDFMDRNHPFYDDIKRKEVYGCGKFYSSREIKPSIYKDVPRIYRRFGLPLETFISFKESIPDVDFIFITSGMTYWYKGVEEVINFCRENFPNTPIVLGGTYVNFCLSHAKTLGVDFLFSGKNLSNFCKEFSNHFNVSLKYYNQLSPDWSVYKKLSYLCLKTSSGCPFNCYYCGTKKVEPTYLPWDIDTIVDETLESLNTFNINDIAFYDDALLFNFKRHLEVILKKLNGNKRNLRFHTPNGLHSKFINRETSALLKEYGFKTLRLSLESVFSFRAEESSYKTTFTQFENALNLLLNAGFNKENIGVYILLGLPEQKPEEVIESIKILKGYSCKIKLAEYSPIPGTFFYEMSEKIYPQLPLSNPLFQNNSIVPLWQFDGKWDILNYIKQQSFPVK
- a CDS encoding V-type ATP synthase subunit B, whose translation is MKKIINSLKEYESIKNITGPLILVEGVEGAGFGELVEITSQDGEKRLGKILEVHKQNALIQVFEGTTGLGTLKTKVRFTGKSIEFGISPKVLGRVFTGMGQVRDDGPEIIPEKYLNINGFPINPTRRDYPSEFIQTGISSVDVLNSLVRGQKLPIFSGAGLPHNLLATQIVKQAKILSDKKDVKFAIVFAAMGITFEEAEFFQKEFKKAGAIERCVIFINLADEPAIERISTPRVALTTAEYLAFEQGMHVLIILTDMTNYAEALREISAARNEIPGRRGYPSYLYTDLSTIYERAGRIKDKEGSVTQIAILTMPEDDKTHPIPDLTGYITEGQIIFSRQMHLKGIYPPIDVLTSLSRLRDKGIGFNKKTNTELTREDHPAVASQLFASYARGKEAEELSVVLGEASLSETDIAHLKFSRKMDEEFITQGKDEERTIKESLDKGWSLLRTLPKPEIKRIPPETMEKYWEPKPDKK
- a CDS encoding V-type ATP synthase subunit D, which codes for MNIKVNPTRMELLKLRKRAQLAQRGHKLLKDKEEQLLIEFRTLVDEVKTKRKTTEKKLLEFYSEMLKFKGLVDENVWESLLSTHQLQTEFNVEIKRLFNIPVTKIDFKTNPETPIEDFMVSPYFRQLVINGKEIVNQLLELYFIENKLISFASEIERTRRRVNALEFVLIPNINDTIKFISFKLNENERTSLVTLKHIQLTRQES
- a CDS encoding type I restriction-modification system subunit M, whose protein sequence is MSLSANISEKAALIWAIADKLTGVYKPHEYGEVILPMTVIRRFDSVLANTKSAVLDKYKSVKNLSMRSVLLSKTSGYDFYNTSKYDFEKLLDDPDNIEANFRDYLNGFSENVREIIEKFKFDGHITTMSNKGILYIVIKEFTSPKANLHPNDISNLEMGYIFEEIIRRFSESHNEDAGQHYTPREVIELMVNILFYDDNDILSGNNIAKTIYDPACGTGGMLSVAEEYLHQLNASTELISFGQEINDQTFAICKADMLIKGSNADFIKDGNTLSDDQFSGQTFDYILSNPPFGREWKNEKNKVETESKRGFAGRFGAGLPSIGDGQMLFLMTAISKMKDKEDGGSRITIIHNGSPLFTGDAGSGPSNIRKYILENDLLEAIVALPNDIFYNTGIATYIWVLSNKKSGTKREGKVQLINANSLFEKRRKALGNKRNDIPETAIEEITKLYGDFKSSEISKIYDNAEFGYTKITVERPLYDDNGEPVLKKDKKQPDASLRDTENVPLTEDIKEYFKREVLPFAPDAWINKAKSKVGYEIPFTRYFYKYETPKSSKEIMKEILEIEKELEGALPEVFDL
- a CDS encoding restriction endonuclease subunit S, with the protein product MREMKDSGVKWIGEIPVDWEVCRFKNVAQLFTGNSIKDTDKVNYEDASDARPYLATKDIDLIFATVNYDNGLYVKYNDFSFKVAPKGSTLMCVEGGSAGRKKTKLVQDVSFVNKLCCFQSKTVSGDYLHYFLCSPNYESEFANNLSGLIGGVSTSALKNIPFLLPPPEEQHRIADYLDDKCAKIDSIIEREEAVIEKLKNYKLSIITEKVTKGLNQDVPMKDSGVEWIGKIPEHWKVGKIKYVSTFNPPNIMKFDNSYQIGYVPMEYVKNGYILPQVIEYGKIPTGLSYFENGDIVIAKVTPCFENGNIAIASGLYNGVAFGSSELFVFRCKNIKTEFLFFIMQNEIFKKLCISTMTGTGGLKRISSTFIRNYKFAYPSIDEQNTIIAFLDSKCSKIDSIIDKKQTLITKLAEYKKSLIYEVVTGKKEV